CAGCACCACGCTGCGCTTGTTGCGGTTCACGCTCAGGAAGTAGGTGCTCTCGCGCCCCGCCTCCGATGTCTGCCCCGGCTCTGAAGTCTGGAAGGGTGGCCCCCAGGCACGGGTGTCGTCCCCGCCGGGCGGCTCGACCTTGATCACGTCGGCCCCCAGGTCGCCCAGCAGCATGGTGCAGTAGGGGCCGGTCAGCACCCGCGTGAAGTCCACCACCCGCACCCCCGCGAGCGGCAGGTCGGGGGTCGGCGTTGTGGGGGGATGGATGGGGTCAGGCTCCATGGGCGGCCTTTCGGGTGGGAAGGAACCTGGCGGGACGCCCCCGGCCAGGCGAAGTCGGGCTGTGCAAACCGGGCGTAGTCTACGCCCCCGGCTGCCCTGCTGCCCCGGCTTGTTCAGGCCAGACGGTAGGCGCGGCGGGCGTTCTCGTCGGTGACGCGCTCCAGCTCGGCGGGGTCCAGCCCGCGCAGCGCGGCGATGAACTCCAGCGTGTGCCGCACGTAGCCGGGGCGGTTGGGCCGGCCGCGTTTGGGCACCGGGGCCAGAAAGGGCGCGTCGGTTTCCAGCAGCAGGCGGTCCAGGGGCACCTGCCGGGCGGCTTCCTGGATGGGCTGGGCGTTCTTGTAGGTCGTATTGCCCGCGAAGCCGAAATACGCGCCGCGTTCCAGCCCATACTGGAAGAGGCCGGGATGCCCGCTGAAGCAGTGCAGGATGACCGGCACGTCCGGCTGGCCGGAAAGCACCTCCATCACGCCCCGGTGGGCCGAGTCCTGCCCGGCCTTGTCACGCACGTGAATCACCAGCGGTTTGCCGGTGCGCCGTGCGAGGTCGAGCTGCCACTCGAAGGCCGCGAGCTGGGTTGGGCGCTGGGTGTCGTCCCAGTAGTCGTCCAGCCCGCTTTCCCCGATGCCGACCACGCGCGGGTGGAGCGCCAGCGCCTCGATCTCGGCCCGCACTTCCGGGCTGTCCTCCGCCGCGTCGGTCGGGTGCAGCCCCGCCGTCGCCCACACGTCCCCGAACTGCCCCGCCAGGGCCACCGCGTTCCGGGCATGTTCGGCGCTCGCCCCGATACAGACCATGCCGCTCAGGCCCAGTTCCCCCCGCGCCGAGGCCGGGTCGTCGAGGTAGTCGAGGTGGCAGTGGGTGTCGATCATGGGGAAGAGGGTACGCGGTTCGCCGTACGCGGTACGCGGGAAAAGCACCAGACCGCGTCCTGCTGCCCGCGCACCGCCCCCTCCTCACCCCCCGTCAGCCCCCGCCCATCACTCTCATGAGGGCACCGCGCTAGAGTGCGCGCGTGCTGAAAGCCGGGGTGTACGCACTCGCCTTGCTGGGCCTCTTTGCGCTGGTGTTCGCGTTGCTGCCACAGGGCAGGTCGGGCGCGGCCCAGACGGGGGCCACGCTGGAGGGGGTCGCCCTCACGCTCTACCCGGCCCGTGACACGGGTGCGGTCTGGCGTTTCCGGGCCGCGAGCGTGACCAGTGACCCCCTCAAGGGGGAAACGCACCTCGCGGGCCTCTCGGACGGGGGCCGCTGGGTGCGAGAACAGGGGCCGAACGGGCAGCCGACCGGCCGCAGCGTGCTGGACGCCACCCTCAGCGCCCCCGACCTCACCATCGACGGGCAGGACAACATGCTGACCCGTCAGGCGAGCATCACCCTGGTGCAGCAGTGTGCAGATATCAAGCTGAGGGGCACGCCGGGGCAGCCGGTGCGAATCGAGCAGGGCTACGGCTTCAGCGCGCCGCTGGCACAGGTGGACTCGCCCTACATGACCGGCAAGGTCACGCGCCTGCGGATGACGTTTCAGTTCGTGCTGGAGGACTCCGGCGAAGACAGCGACACCACCTATCCCCTCGACCCCACCGAAACCTGCGAGAACGGCCAGCGGGTGCCCTATCACGCCTCCTAGCTCGCGCCTCGCAGACCGGCCACGGTGCCGCCCCGCCTGTGCAGACGCACGCGCCCCTGACTTCAAAGGAGAATCATGATGAAACGAGTTGTTCTTCTCGCGGCCCTGGCCGCCACGACCGTCGTCGCCCAGAGTGCCCAGAACCGCGTCCTGCGGGTGGAGGGTGCGCCCCGCGGTGACCTGCGAAACGGCCCGCTGACCTACACCGGCAATCCCGTGAACGCCACGGTGAGCAGCCTGAAACTCAAGGCCGCGCAGGCGGTGGTGTCCGCGCCCGCGGGCCAGACCCTCGCCCAGGCGGAGGGCAAGCGCACCGGCGTCTTTACCGGCAACGTGCTCGTGACCCGTGGCCGCCTGACCGCCAAGGGCGAGAAGCTCGCCTACAGCGAGGCGACCGGCCAAGGCGTCCTGAGCGGCAACCCCAGCGCCACCTTCGTGCCCGAGGACAAGAGCAACGGTGACACCGTGAGCATCAGCGCGGGCCAGATGAGCCTGGACGTGGACAACAACGTCTCGACCAGCACCGGCAGCGTGCGCCTGACCAACGGCAGCCAGAGTGGCCGCGCCGAGAAACTCATCTTCGACGAGGATCAGGAACTCGCCCAGCTCACCGGCAACCCCACCCTGACCCGCGCGGCGAAGGGCAATCAGAAGGAACTGACCATCACCGGACAGGAGGTGCGCGCCCGCACCGCCGAGAAGACGCTATACGTGCGCGGGGGGGTCAAGCTGGTGCAGGGCACCCTGACCACCACCGGGAACGCCGTGTACTACGACGACAAGAAGAACGTGGCCTACGTGGTCGGCAACGCCGTGAGCGTGGACAGCAAGACCAAGTCCCGCCTGGCCTCCAACATCCTGGAGCAGCGCACCGACATCGCCCGCGTCCGCGAGGTGGCCAGCTTCAAGATTCCCACCGAACAGTTCAACCTGCGCGGGGAGAAGTAAACTCCGGCCATGCGGCGCGCTCTGGCCCTGACCCTGCTTCTCACCCTGGGAGCGGCCGGCCCCCTGTGGGTGAGGGCGCAGCAGGCCGCGCCGGCCCCGGCTGCTCCCCCGTCTCCCACGGAACAGCCTCCCGCAGAACAGCCCCCCACGGAGCAGGCCCAGCCCGCGCCCGAGGCGGACCCGAACACGGGTGAGGGCGAGACGGCCCCGGCCAAGCCCACCAGCCTGCAACTGGTGCGCCGGGGGGACGACAACAAGGACCGCGTCATCCTGATCGAGCGGACGACCGTGGGGGAGGGCGGGGTCTTTGCCCTGTGCGGCCCGCAGGAAGGGGAGCCGGAAAATGCCCCCAGCCTGGCGGTGTTCAGCGAGACGGGGCCGCAGGGCGTGCGGATCAGCATCGACAAGAACGTGATCCGCGTGCCGCTGGCCGTCGTCACGCAGCGCACCCGCGAGAACGGTGAGGCCGGTGACGGCCGGGTGGAGGCCAGCGCCGGAACCGCCCGTTTTCTGGACGAGGCACCCGAGGGCAAGACCGACCGCCTGAGCCGCTGTCTGGTGGAGGCCACCCCGAAACCTGCCCCCGACACCGTGCAGGTCACGCAGGGCAAGACCGAGCTGAAGGGCCAGAACCTCGTGTACGACGAGTCGGACGGCATCGCCCGCATCGACGGCCCCATCAGCTTTACCCGCCCCTCGGACGACGGCTCACTGACCGGCACCAGCGAGCGCATCGAGGTGAACGTGGACGAGGAGCAAACGGTGCTGGTCGGCAACGTGGTGCTGAACAGCAAGGGCGGGCGCGTCAGCCGGGCCGCCCGCGTCGAGTACGACGATCAGGCGAACGTGGCCCGGCTGTACGGCACGCCCGAGCAGCCCGCCGAGAGCCGCCAGGGCAACGACGTGCTGAGCGCCCAGGAACTGATCTACAACCTCGACCGCGACGAGGTGGTGGTCCGCGCCGCGCCGGGCGGCACCATAACGGGCGAGTTTCAGGATGGCGAGGGCAGCGCGGTCACTTCCCCAGCAACCAGTCCCCCGGCAGCTAGCCCCTCAGCCCCCCCGACCTCCCCCCCCGCCCGGCCCTGAGCGGGGGTTTTTGCTGGCAGGGCGTTTCTGTCAGCGCCCCTGGGCTTCCCGCGGCAGGCGCACGGTCAGGACCGGGATGGGGCTGCGGGCGACCAGTTTCTCGGCGCTGCTGCCCACGAAAAAGTGTTCGATGGCTCCCCGCGAGTGGGTGCCGACCACGATCAGCTCCGCGCCCCAGCGTTCGGAGGCTTCCAGGATGCCCGTCACCGGGTCGCCCACCAGCAGCTCGGTTTCCTCGCCGTCCTGCGCCAGCCGGGTCAGGCCACCCGCGTCGGCGTCCTCCAGGGATTGCAGCAGGGCGGGGTTGGGGCCGGTGGGAATCACGCCGCCCCCCAGGTCGGGCGCGGTCAGCGCGCGGGCGTCGGTCACGTGCAGCAGCCGCACCTGCGCGCCGGGAAAGCGGGTCCGCACCAGCTCCAGCGCGTACCCGGAGGCGGGCGAGAAGTCGATGCCCACGGTGATGCGCCGGAAGGGGGTGCCGCTGCCCGCTGCCGCAGGCGTCACGCCCGCCGGTTCGGCTTCTGCGGGGGCGTCCTCACCCGCCGTGGTCCGGAAAATCAGGGGGTCTGTCATGCGCCGAACGTACACCCGCCCCACCCCGGCCGCCCGCTTTCTGAAGGGCGGGTAAAGTCCAGGTGCCCCGTGCTGGGGCAGACTGCCTCCATGCACCTTCAGAGTCTGGGGGCGGCGCTGACCGTCACGGGAAGCGCCCACCTGCTGAGCACCCGTGACGGCCCGGTGCTGATCGACTGCGGCATGTTCCAGGGCGGCGAGGAACTCGAAGCCCGCAACCGCGAGGCCTTTCCCTTCGACGCGTCCGACCTGGCCGCCGTCCTCGTGACGCACGCGCACCTCGACCACATCGGGCGGCTGCCACTGCTGGTGCGGCGCGGCTACCGCGGCCCCATCTTCTGCACCGCGCCCACGGCGGCCCTGGCCGAGACGGTGCTGCTCGACTCGGCCCGCCTCCAGGTCGAGGGCTTTCGCCAGGACCTGCGCCGCGCCCGCCGCGTGGGCCGCGAGGCCGACGTGCCCGAGCCGCTGTACGACGAGGAGGATGTTCACCGCACCCTGGCCCTGCTGCGCCCCTCCCTGCGCTTCGGGGAGACGGCGCAGGTCGGGTCCCTGCGGGTCACGCCGCAGCGGGCCGGGCACATCCTGGGCAGCGCGTACCTGCTGATCGAGGTGGACGGCGAGCGCCTGCTGATGTCCGGCGACCTGGGCAACCGCGAGAGCGGCCTGCAACTCGACTTCACGCCCCCG
This DNA window, taken from Deinococcus carri, encodes the following:
- a CDS encoding TatD family hydrolase, whose translation is MIDTHCHLDYLDDPASARGELGLSGMVCIGASAEHARNAVALAGQFGDVWATAGLHPTDAAEDSPEVRAEIEALALHPRVVGIGESGLDDYWDDTQRPTQLAAFEWQLDLARRTGKPLVIHVRDKAGQDSAHRGVMEVLSGQPDVPVILHCFSGHPGLFQYGLERGAYFGFAGNTTYKNAQPIQEAARQVPLDRLLLETDAPFLAPVPKRGRPNRPGYVRHTLEFIAALRGLDPAELERVTDENARRAYRLA
- a CDS encoding LptA/OstA family protein, yielding MKRVVLLAALAATTVVAQSAQNRVLRVEGAPRGDLRNGPLTYTGNPVNATVSSLKLKAAQAVVSAPAGQTLAQAEGKRTGVFTGNVLVTRGRLTAKGEKLAYSEATGQGVLSGNPSATFVPEDKSNGDTVSISAGQMSLDVDNNVSTSTGSVRLTNGSQSGRAEKLIFDEDQELAQLTGNPTLTRAAKGNQKELTITGQEVRARTAEKTLYVRGGVKLVQGTLTTTGNAVYYDDKKNVAYVVGNAVSVDSKTKSRLASNILEQRTDIARVREVASFKIPTEQFNLRGEK
- a CDS encoding LptA/OstA family protein, encoding MRRALALTLLLTLGAAGPLWVRAQQAAPAPAAPPSPTEQPPAEQPPTEQAQPAPEADPNTGEGETAPAKPTSLQLVRRGDDNKDRVILIERTTVGEGGVFALCGPQEGEPENAPSLAVFSETGPQGVRISIDKNVIRVPLAVVTQRTRENGEAGDGRVEASAGTARFLDEAPEGKTDRLSRCLVEATPKPAPDTVQVTQGKTELKGQNLVYDESDGIARIDGPISFTRPSDDGSLTGTSERIEVNVDEEQTVLVGNVVLNSKGGRVSRAARVEYDDQANVARLYGTPEQPAESRQGNDVLSAQELIYNLDRDEVVVRAAPGGTITGEFQDGEGSAVTSPATSPPAASPSAPPTSPPARP
- a CDS encoding universal stress protein, translated to MTDPLIFRTTAGEDAPAEAEPAGVTPAAAGSGTPFRRITVGIDFSPASGYALELVRTRFPGAQVRLLHVTDARALTAPDLGGGVIPTGPNPALLQSLEDADAGGLTRLAQDGEETELLVGDPVTGILEASERWGAELIVVGTHSRGAIEHFFVGSSAEKLVARSPIPVLTVRLPREAQGR